The genomic DNA TGATTTGGATTTTTCTGAGTTGTTTTACTGATTTTTTAGTTTTAGCTTTACTTTTAATAGGCTTAGGAGATGTTGCCGCGTGCTTTTTCATCGTTATGTTTCTGTTTGTTTTTTTACCATTATCCCATAAATAAAACCAAAGTGAAAATTatcgaaaaaaaaaagaaagaaagaaaaactatAATCATTACAAATAGGATTAaactaataatttaaaaaaacatCTAGActtgaataaaatttaaacttattttGAACATTAATTATTATCATATCTCGCTCTTTTTAATACAAGCTATAATTACAAATGATTTGAATCGAGCTAATAGtaacataaaatttccaaaatatcTCTAGGCTATAGCGGCATAACTCAAAACAACATGAATAGTGTTGGATTTTGATATgaaagaataaataaattaaattgagattatttttaattagaccTAAAATAAGATTGAAAACACAAAAATCTTATTTACGCGTATCGGTAGATAGATCAAAGCAGTAGCAGGCTAAAGTTTGTAATCGGAACATACTTTCCCCTTCTCTGGATCTTTGAAAGATCTAATATGATTTTTCAACATATAACCACTTAAGCAGTCAACAAACTTTTGAGGCCCCAAATGAAGATGCCGACCGCTgtcttcctcctcctcctcctcctctccaccACCACAAACCTCCACAGTTCCGCTGCACCGATCCCTGGACTGGACTCCTTTCTAACCCAACAGTCCCGCATCGACCCGAAATCGACAAACGACCCCTTTCAGTCCCTTCCTTCTTCCCTCAAGAAATTCCTCTCTTCCTCCTCCGCTGCCCCTCTACATATCCCTTCGTTGATCTCCTCCCTTCTTTCACTTTCCGTCCCAATCCCTCTCCATATCCGCCTCGTTGGCCTCAATTTCTCTTCCTCCTCCCTTTCTCTGCTCACTTCTTTCCTCCAATCCTCCGTCACTTCCTCTCACTTTCACCtcatctcttcttcttcttcccatCATTCTCTTTCCATCGGCCACTCCCTCCATCTCGACGTTTCTCTTTCTCCCTCCTCTCTTTCCTCTACCCTTTCCACCGCTCTTTCCTCCGCCCTTTCCTCTACCCCTTCCTCCCTCCGTTCACCTCTCCTTTCCATCCCCTATTCCACCGTCGACTCCATCATTTCCCGCCATTTTGACTCCGAGAAAACCGATAATTCCGTTTACGTTTATATTCTCAATCTGGGTGTTACCCCCAAGCAACCTTATGCCTACTCTTACTCTCATTCCGAGTCTTCCGCAGGCTACACCAATTGTTTAGGGACCCTTTGGACTGGCAACAAAAGGTATCTTTGGATTGATCTCGGGGCTGGTCCCGTTGACTATGGGCCGGCTTTATCTGGTGATGGGGTACTCCCGAGAGGCGAGTTTCACCCTTTGGCAGCCGCACATGGAAGACCCAAATCCGAAAAAACCTTGCTTGCCGACTTGGCTTCTTTGATATACAGTGCTTATCAGGTACTTGTTGTTCCTCCTTTGAGAATTCCCGTTCATTTCGAGAATACTTTAACTGTTGAGCTTATCCATATTCACGCATCTGAAAATGTGGATTCAAGTGGTTTGGAttggaatgagattgaaaaatcctTCCGTAATGAGGCAAATGATGGTGAGTTGTTGTTTGGCAATCAGAGTTTAGAGTTCAAAAGGTATAGTGTTAACTACGAGGAGTGTTCGATTTGTTCTTTTGCGGTTTCTAGGTCGATCAATTCCTTTACTTCGAGGTTTCTGTTTGATAACTACACTTTGATTGTGAGCGAGTATTTGGATTCGAAACGTTTGCATCAGATATTGTCTGATTCGGCAGAGGAGTTTAGGAGGGTCGCAGGCTTGCCCGAGGAGGAATTTGGTAGTAGGGTACTTCCTGTTTATGTGTTTGATTTGGATTATCATACCATTTTGTTGCTGGATCGGTATCATCAGTCTATTGCATTTAGAGATATGGTTATCGCTGTTAGGACAAGGACTGCTCAAACTGTGAGTGATTACAGTTGTAATGGTCGTCATGTTTTCACTCGTACAAGGGAGCTGCAGAGGCCGCTTGTTGGTTCAATTTTACAGAGTATGTGGGGAGTGTCGCCTACTCATTTGTTATGGAGCCCTACACATAACAGTACACTTGTGGATTATACATGGACTGTTGGTCAGACACCTTTTGGACCATTTTCAGAGGTTATGTCATTGTCTTTTGTGCAGAAGGATGCAGCTCGGAGAAATTTTCTCTTGACATCATTGAATTACAGTTTAACAAGTGCTATTGATGTTCTTGAATCTATTGATGCACATGGTGGGGTTAGAAATCTCCTTAAACAGAAGCAGCATGTTGAGTTCATACAGAGGTGGCACTTGTTCCGGTACAAGCTGGATAAAGCAGTTTCTGCTTTGTCACATTTTGACTTCGAGATGGCATTCTATTACATAAAGTCTTCAGATCACGATCTTTATGCGATTCACGATCTCGTATACACTGCATCACAAGAAATTGAAGCATCACTTGTTTGTTTCAAGGACCCACCATTCCCGTGGGCTGCATTATCATTTTCCGCAGTTGGTTTCCTTGCACTCTCTTATGTGTATGCAAAAAGGGACAAACTTTTTAGAAACAAGAGGAAGCAGTTTTGATAGTTAATGAAGCAAAGTCTGTATCATTTGAACTCAGTAGAACACATTTATTCCTGTGCGAGTGGTAAGTCCCAAGGTTGAAACTTAGTTTTACTCCGGACTTTCTGAAATTTTAGGGCAAATTCTGTTTTGTTGATTTTCCTAACTGCATAATCTCTCAACTCATGCTATATTTTCCTTACATGCTGGATGAATGTCAATCTTTTGATCATAAAGGCTTTTGTGGTATCTGTGATATCCATCGTTGGCTTCTCATCCACCTGTTTCCCTTCTTTTGTGGAATGAAACTATAAATCCAGTTGAAGACCTTGCACATGCTCTTGAAGTTGTTTGTTTGTAGTTAATGTTAAGATTTGGTCTGCAACTAGCTTCCTTAAAATCGCCTGTTGAACTGCAGTGCACTTCTTTGACTAGATTATTACTATTTATCCTGTCATCTTTTTCTACCACAAGTTTATAACTTGTACTGATATGAAGTCTTATGGTATGGGACATCCTTATGAATCCTGTAGTTAAATAGAATTTCAAATTTCTGCATGGAATAAGAGCTAGGTGTTTAGTCTGCTGTTTTCTAGTTCGAGGCACATTTGCACTTGGTCGATGAGTTAGCCCCTTGCTTGATTTGAGATAAGCTTGTCACCGAGCAGTACTTTAGACCAGGGGTGGATATACacaaattttcaatttgttgTTTTGCCTTTTTTATCTTTTTCTAGTTTTATTTTTTTCCCCTAGGTTGTTTTCTATTGCCGGAAACCCCAAAATCTTGTCTTTCACTCACCATCTAAATTTCCATTTATTTGTTCATGCATGATATATGTTTGAGTCTCAATGATATGATTTACCGATGTTGATCAGATTTTAGCGTGATGATGAAAATGGGATCACGCACGGTCATACCCGATAAACATAACCCTCTTTGAGGAGCCAGATATGTGGCTAACAAgggtaatttttaaaaattgaaaggTCATGAGCCACATAGAAAATCCCAGCACTGAACACCGATTCGAAGTAGCAATTGTAGCATAAGTTGTATTGCTTTTCAGTTAATTTTGTGACTGTTTGTTAGAGAGAATGTGGCAAACGCTACCGTTGGCATTTGCAATCGCCAATGTACCTTCAAAAGATATTAACAAGGAAATGGATTTTAACAACTGGAATTAATCTTTTGTGGTTTGTGCTTCATTGTCTTGATGTCAGCTATAGTTTAGGTTAGTAGCTTATGAACAAGTTTAGGTTAGTAGCTTATGAAGATGATATGAACAAGTTGAAAATATAATTAGAATTTTTGGTAATCAAATTAAAAATAGTtgctaataaaataaaatctgaaaatttaAGAGAATTATCTACTCAATTTGTCTCACACATAGGATAGATGATCTGAATAAAAGAAACATTGCTCATGGAGGAATGTAGTTAGAtctaactaatatttttatagtaGACTATGAAAAACCACAGTTGATCGGGCAGAGTCTATGGCTATAGTTATTAACAACAACactttgtcaaaaaaaaaatttaaattattttgttggaCTATTTCAAGGAAAATGTTTACAATTACTAAGAAGATGGGGAGAatcaaaaaaaggaaaagaacaaAAATTGGCAGTTGATTAACTAGATCCAAACTCTTAAAGATGTATTAAAAGGGTTAACTTATATTCTAAAAAACATAATTTTGTAGCTATACTAATAAAAAAATCAAGATAGTTTGTCTAGTTATGTAATGAAAATAtagatttttggaaaaattatatttccaTAAATTACTACCACCATGAGATGAGATTTAAATACGATTCTTATTTagaaaaacaaagtaaaatatcTGATGTGGATTCGAAACTATAGATTCTATATGAAATAGAATTAATTTTGCAAAAGAATAATTAGTTATTGTTTACAAAGTAAAGCTTCTAAACAAGTTAAGCCTAAATTAAGTAATAAACATTGTACAAAAATCTAGAAAATGGATGGGAATTTAGATGTAAATCAATACGTCCAAAAACTTatagaacataaaagaaaaatagaagatataAGCTAGTTAGATGGAAACTAGGAAATAAGAAAAATTCTGgttataataaaaaaagaaatttcattagaagaaaaacttctaaaaaaatctaaaaaaaacaaaaatgtaAATGTTTCATATGTGACGAAGAAGGTTATATAGCACCAAATTGTCCTAATAAGGGAAAAAGTgcaagaaaaattattaaaacactTGAAGAATAAGATCTAGAAATATGTTCCAAAGAGGAAATAAAAGATGAGAAAATATTATACTAATTAATATCAAAAACAGATTCTGATACAGATGATGGAGAATATATGTTTATGTTCAATATAAGAAGTAGTTCAGTTAGAAGAAATTCCTAAGAATGAACAACAAGATATAAAATTAGGAAATATAATCGAAGAAGAAAAAGACTTTTTGATGAAATGATAGACAAGATTAATAAACATCATATTTCTAaagaataaatttataaaatacctAAATATAAAATCTAGTGTCAAAGACATATAGAAAAATAATTGGTAATACAATTGCCAAAGACACTAGAGGCGGATTAATAGAAATCCCACTATTTACTAAAGACAAAATTAAGAGGATTAAAAGAAACATCCTAAGTTAGATATATACATTTAGGAATTATAATGATAACTATAAGAGCATTATTTAGAAGAGGAAATGATATACCAATAATAGCGGTATTATtagataaaaatttgaaaatctaATAAAAGCACTTATTGGAGGAATTCAATCAAATTTACATTCAGGAGTAATAGGATTTAAAATTGAAGCCAAATTACTTTATATCTATTAACTTTATATCTATTACAGATCTTTTGATAGAAGACTATTTATGTCCTAGAATTCagacaaaaattgaaataaatgatttagtgaagaTCTAGCAATCAGTTGGATTTCTATTAATAAATATACTAATATAGCATAAgtagaaattaaagaaattaaaaataaaattattgaacTCTTTGAACCTAATAAAATCACAACTGAAATACAACTAAAATTATTACATTTAAGAGATCTATCAATTCCAAGAGATTGGATGATAGAAAGAATTAATAGTGCAAGTACTTCTAAATCAGTTAATACAATAGAATATGTGTAGTTTGgtgataaattatattttaaaaatacgacAATAACAAATACAAATGATAATCCGATTTTACCATCAAATACTCAACTAGAGGAAGATGAGAAAAATTCAAGTAGAAGTTCTATTTCTTCAACACTAATAGGAATGAAAACAATTCATATTCCTATTTTTCCCACAGAACCAAGTAGAAACTCTAAATCTTCTAGAAAAACTAGAATGAACGAAATACAAACTTCAATAATACTCCAACAAATGAAACTTTGTACAAGTGATGTGATTACATTTTCGAATTTTCAATCCAGAAAATATTACACATATATTGAAATTACATTTCAATTTAGAGGATATAAAACATATTATTTACATGATTTACTAAATCTGGAGCTACAACTAGTAGTTACAAAAAAATTGTTATTCTTTTAGAAAATGGGAACCTATGAAGCATTAATAAGAGTCATAGGAATAGATGGTAATGAAACCATAATTCAATATAAAGCTAGAAACGTGCAGTTTACATAAATAATGTAAGATTTGTGATacctaaaatattatgttttccAAAAATGCATGGAGATATATTATTaggtaataattttatatttgtcatttttattgatagaaatttaattattttatctatagAAAAAATTCTATAGAAATATCATTAGTAGAAAATCATAAATTTGTGTGTGATAAAAATTTTCATCACCAAGAAAGGAACAAATTAAACAACTTGAAACAAGTCATTGGTTGTTTAAAATATTAGATAATAAATTTAGTGAAGAACCGTTAAAATTATGGCAAAATAGCCCTAGATATTGTGATATTAAATTAGAAAATTCCAATAAAATTATTAGAGTAAAACCTATGATCTATACTAAACAAGATATAGAAGAATTTGACATACAAATTAAGGAATTATTAGAAAAAGAATTAATAGAAAAACTAATAGTCCACATTCTAGTCTAACCTTTATGGTTAGAAATCATGCggaaataaaaagatgaaaagcTAGAATGGTCATTAATTATAAAAGatcaaatcaaaatatcattttttatGGTTATTCATTCCAAGAAAGGATGTTTCAATTAATCAGGCTAAACAAGtgaaatattttagtaaatttgactGTAAATCGGGATTCTGGCATATCATGCTAATAGAAGAGTCCAAACCTTTAACAGCCTTTAGTGCACTTAATGGACATTACCAATGGAAAGTAATGCCATTTAGATTATGCAATGCGCCACAAATCTTCCAAAGATGGATggattctatatttaataaaaataaatttttttgtagtttatatagatgatattttgatattttcaaATACATTAGaattacataaaaaaattaaatatcatttcttaaaaattcataaaacatGAAATCATACTGAGCCACGAGAAAATAGAGCTagaaaaatagaaatataatTTTAGGATTAAAATTATTTGCAGATGGTCCGAAACTACAAGATCatattatagtaaaaataaaagattttccttaaaaattaaagataaaagcGGTTTCAACAATTTTAGGAATTATAAATTATGGAAGAAATTTCTTTCATAACTTATCTGAAAAAATAGGTAtgttatatgaaaaattaaaaaaggatAAACCTTTTATCTGGTCTAAAGCAGATttggaaattataaaaaatttaaaacctgAAATCAATTAGATTCCAAAAGTTTATTTACCTAAACAAGGTGATAAATTAATCTTAGACATAGATGCCTCACAAAATTATTGGGGTTGTATTTTAAAAGCTAGAACAATAAATAATGAAGAATTAATATGTGGATATAGTTCGGGAAattttaatgtaacaccccagaatttggggttagaagttttgagatTTGTAGATAGGGTTAGTGGCTAGATTGAACAATTGAGTTTGTTGCTATGTTTTATATTAGAATGGGCATGTTGGTTTGGTTGTTTGTTGTGTGTTAATTTGTCTTTGGGTTCTAGGTTCGAATCTTCGTGTGTGTTTATGGGAGTAATTTTGTTTTAGATTTGTTTTTTTTAGTTGCTAAAATATTTATTAGTTTTagctattttaatttatttttattttgagaatAGAAAAAAATCCCAAAAAGGAAAAAACAGAGTTGCACTTTCTTCCCCTCTTCTCTATTTTGTTCTGTGactttttaattttctttcttcctAAAAGGAAAATATTTAGTTTCTTTTGGTTCTTTTCTTCTTCcgttttattgttgttgttggtTGTCAAGGGAGTTTTGTTCTCGGATGTTTGGTAAATCAAAAGAGAAGAAGGTAGGTTTTGCTTTTGGGGGTTTTGATAATGTCTCTTTCGTTTTCTATTTTGTTATTGAATTGAAGTTTTCGTTAATTTGTATGTTAATTTGAGGTTTTTGAATCAGTTTGGAGGAGCGAATCGAACGATTCTAGTGTTTGCTATCGCGTCTAAGGTGTGTGTCAGAAACTCTCTATTTTCGTTATCGAATTTCTAATTTGTTTTCACGAAATTTGACTTATTTCATGTGTTTTGAATTTGACCAGTTGAAGTGTTGATTGTTGTGGAATTGCTTGAAATTCTGAGTGTTTTTGGTGTGTTTCTGCGTAATTGAGGGTTGGGGATCGTTTCGACATCAAAGACACATTTTGCAGCCTGTTTCggtgtggtttcgtgaccacacgaatggccacacgggtgtgtgccgcACACGGGTGGTCCACATGGCTGTGAGCAAATGGGAATTTAAGGTTTTTGATGAGTTTTGATACCACACGGCCTctccacacgggcatatgtcgcCACACGAGCATTTGAGATCTCCATACGGCCGTGTCTCCTCTGCTCTTTATTTTTAGCACTTTTGAACAGCGAGTTACATGGCtgctcacacaggcgtgtgtggccctcacatgggcgtgtagacCCCCATACGGCCTGGGCACTTCTATACGGCTGGGGCAGCCTTATGTTGCCAAATTTTGTACTAtgtctttttttatttaattatgattttgtgTGTTCCAACTTTTGGCTAGGTCTTTGTAATGGTGGTCGGGACTTTGTTTCGGCCTGGACTTATGCGTTATTCGCAATCATAGCTCTAATTAAGCGATTCTGTTGAATGTTAATTGATGTTACGTTATATCTTATTTTGATTCTGGGCATTTGAATGTGTGTATTTCTGATTTCGTACTCTATTTCTGTAAGTCTATCTTCAAATAGTGTGCATTTTGCATTTGCATTAATCTTTTTAGGTTTGGTTGCGAAGAGAAGGAGTCTGATCTGTTTTGGCAGTTTCAACTGCAACATGTCTGTACAGCAGTTTATTGCAATGCACAGTACGACATATATGTCAGCTTTGCTGCATATTAACATTTGAGCGGCTTAGTCCACATACTTGGTGTATAGGGTTGGATGCGCCTTTCGAGGTCCTAGGTGCTGTGCATGGTTGGATAAGCTTAATTAGCTTTTTTTGGGTGTGATTAGAGGACGGAGATTTGTTTGGCTGGTTGGGTGGgtttttattacttgttgcatTCATTCCGCATTCTATCTGTCTGGTTGCGAGATTAACTGTTTATAGATTGAGGTGTTTCAGTGCTGATACGTTTGATTTGTTTGTGAAGACTATTCGTATATCGGATTGCTAttgagttttattttttattgtgacATTTTAGTGTTCATTTATCTATCGTTttcgaactcacactgagctcgtgtagctcaccctTTTACTTTTTTCTTTTGCAGGTACCCTTGTTTTCTGTAGCTGGACTTGGCATGCCGGAGGTCTCGGAGTAACATGTTTTAAGCCGGACTAACAAAAGGACTTTTCAGATTTTTAAATTTGTGAACTATTTTGAACTATAAACATCTATAAAGACTGTGGTACAATCTAAATTTGGATTTTCGTAAATTAgtttttgtcgaaaccattttttttgaaaaggtcgactttttatttgaaaacaaaaaagggagtcgccaccaatctttttatttaggtgtgatcggatcacatcataattcaatcattttaataaaagtttaaatttactaaaacgatgatttttggtctacaaaatccagaaaataggttcgggagtcgattacgcatgaggaaggattagtaccctcgatacgcccaaaattggtacctaattgatcaCTTGGTGTCTTTAGTGTCGAAAGTTAAAAATTtgaggaaattttaaaaatactctcctttttttaaaacattattaacACGAAAATGACTTTATTTTTAACTTAATCGAGAAAAAGGATCacgtcccgtaagttaggacacaatgcttTAAATTTTCGAAACAAGAATAAAcacgaaaattttatttttttgaaatagatTTGACTATCTCGGTTTTCAAAAAGAAACCATATTCTGTAAGTTATAACACAATTTTTCTTGATTCCGaagaatattttaattaaaatctcatatttttaaaaaaagaaggATGTTCGGTTATTTAGATTTATCGAGAAAatcaaaaccccgtaagttagggaacgacatttcaaatttccaaatacgaaacattacttattttaaaaattttttttatatatcggGTAAAAATTAATGTAACATGAATTTGTAGTGATAACAACATAGTAATAAGGTATaaagtataataacaataataaatcaCGATGCTAatatgcataataaaataatgaaaatgacaataatagtaataataataatactaataacaacaataataaagatagcaataataaataaaaaaagtaataaataagtatgtgaataaataacaataat from Gossypium arboreum isolate Shixiya-1 chromosome 9, ASM2569848v2, whole genome shotgun sequence includes the following:
- the LOC108457138 gene encoding uncharacterized protein LOC108457138 — its product is MKMPTAVFLLLLLLSTTTNLHSSAAPIPGLDSFLTQQSRIDPKSTNDPFQSLPSSLKKFLSSSSAAPLHIPSLISSLLSLSVPIPLHIRLVGLNFSSSSLSLLTSFLQSSVTSSHFHLISSSSSHHSLSIGHSLHLDVSLSPSSLSSTLSTALSSALSSTPSSLRSPLLSIPYSTVDSIISRHFDSEKTDNSVYVYILNLGVTPKQPYAYSYSHSESSAGYTNCLGTLWTGNKRYLWIDLGAGPVDYGPALSGDGVLPRGEFHPLAAAHGRPKSEKTLLADLASLIYSAYQVLVVPPLRIPVHFENTLTVELIHIHASENVDSSGLDWNEIEKSFRNEANDGELLFGNQSLEFKRYSVNYEECSICSFAVSRSINSFTSRFLFDNYTLIVSEYLDSKRLHQILSDSAEEFRRVAGLPEEEFGSRVLPVYVFDLDYHTILLLDRYHQSIAFRDMVIAVRTRTAQTVSDYSCNGRHVFTRTRELQRPLVGSILQSMWGVSPTHLLWSPTHNSTLVDYTWTVGQTPFGPFSEVMSLSFVQKDAARRNFLLTSLNYSLTSAIDVLESIDAHGGVRNLLKQKQHVEFIQRWHLFRYKLDKAVSALSHFDFEMAFYYIKSSDHDLYAIHDLVYTASQEIEASLVCFKDPPFPWAALSFSAVGFLALSYVYAKRDKLFRNKRKQF